The sequence below is a genomic window from Methanobacterium sp. Maddingley MBC34.
TACAGCAGTGATAACCAAAGAATCTGTGGAAGACCTAAACATTAAAGTTGGAGATGAAGTGGTGGCAATTATAAAAGCCACAGAAGTAATGGTTGGTAAAGAATAATATTTCAATTCAACTTCACTTGAAAACCAACCTTATTTATTCTTT
It includes:
- a CDS encoding molybdenum-pterin binding protein (PFAM: TOBE domain~TIGRFAM: molybdenum-pterin binding domain), with the protein product MKISARNGFKGKVEKVEEGPITANVKIKIEVPAEITAVITKESVEDLNIKVGDEVVAIIKATEVMVGKE